Genomic DNA from Fusarium oxysporum Fo47 chromosome IX, complete sequence:
AAGGTTTAACAGTACTTCTCGAAGCCCCCTACAGCCCCCCCGAGACGCTAGAATGGCTAGAAGCGAACGGATTGCCGTGAACCCTTTTCGCGTCATACTCACCTTCCTCATGCCCAAGCATCGAAAGAAGGAGATTTCTTAGTCTCTCATAGACAGCTAATTCTCATTCCTCACTCCCATCAGTGAGACAGCGTATAATATCGTATTCCTGACCCATGTCAATGCCTTAGGGCGACAAACACTGGGTACAAGGCCATACTTGGCTGATTCACATGGCGGTGCGCACCTACCGTCACTAAATACACTAGCCTAGCCGACCtggtctcatcaacaacggaAGAGGAGATACCATCGTCGTGGTCTTTCTTCCCAACTCCGCATCAATTCAACAAAAATGCCTCATATGAGTCTTGTCAACTATAGAGCGCTTGCGCGATCAGAAACAAGTTTACTAACTGAACCAATAAGATCTAAGTGATCATGGCTATATATCAAAGCGACATGAACCGAAAGTGGCATGGACCTTGGGTGAGAGCCCACAACCCTTGTGATCTAAAAACGGAAGGTAAAATACGGTTACCAGGGCCCGCATTATCCACAGATTTCGCCCGACTATCGAGCCACCTAGACTTAGTCGAGAAGATTACCGAAGCTTTCTACAGAGGCGCCAGGGCTTCTGGATATCTGCCAGTGTGGGTACATCTTACCATCCAATTTCGACCAAGGTGCTCTTCCATCTTGGTACGCAGCTATATCTGTAATGAGTTCAAATTTAATCGCGCATCGTCCGAACCCATGAAAGAGCCACCAATTACCATCGATCAAGATGGCATCGGCCCTTGCTTCGATACGATCAGGCCACAACAGCTAACGGACAACACTAAGTCCTTCACGTCCTAGGGTGAGACCAGAAATCAGTGTGATCCGCCACTTCGATCTCCCAAGACCTAATGAGAAATGTATAAATCTTCCATGATTTCTTCGCCATTTCACTGTACAAGAGTCAATTCAGCACAGTCAGTCAAAGATGCAACCTAAACTGTCCCTTCTTTTTCCTTGCTTGCTGGCAACCGCCAGTGCGACATCCTACACCGAGGACTATCGTCCTCAATATCACTTCACCCCAGCCAAGAACTGGATGAATGACCCCAATGGCCTCATCTATCATAAAGGGAAGTATCATATGTACTTTCAGTACAACCCCACAGGCGACGTCTGGGGAAATATTTCCTGGGGCCACGCAGTCAGCGACGATCTGATGCGCTGGAAAGAGCTACCTGTCGCCCTCAACGCCTTCAATTCTCCAGCAGGATCGTTAAATGAACTGTATTACTCCGGAAGTGCCGTCTCCGATGACGCCTTGACTTCAGGTCTTGGAGATGGCAAGAGACCTCCTCTGGTGGCCGTCTATACATCGCATTATACGTCAGATATGACCCTACCGAGCAATAAATCCGTCCGCACCGGCCAGGAATCTCAATCAATCGCCTTCAGCACAGACAACGGCCTTTCTTGGACTGAATATCCTGACAACCCAGTCATCCTAGAGCCTCCCAGCCAATATGCCGACGAATATCTCAACTTCCGCGACCCATTCGTCTTTTGGTACGGGCCAAGTAAGCACTGGGTCATGACCGTCTCACTGCCCAAACTTCATAAACTGCTTATCTATACTTCCAAAAACCTGACGGCCTGGGAACATGTCAGTGAATTTGGTCCTGTCAATGCAGTTGGTGGCCAGTGGGAATGTCCCAGCTTGTTTCAGCTTCCTGTGGATGGTAAAAAGTCCAGAACCAAGTGGGTGATGGTAATCGGACTCAATCCTGGTGGCCCGGCACATGCCGGTGGATCAGGAACCCAGTACGTGGTCGGCACTTTTGATGGAACAACATTCACAGCAGATGCCAATAATGTTTACGATACGTCTGCTCCAGAAGACAGTGTGGTGTTTGAAGATTGGAATGAAACCAGCTTCGCCGAATCAAGCTGGAAACCAACTGATGACTTCGTCGAACAACAGCCTAGCAACGGCCAGGTGCTTACATTGTGGCAAAAGGGCGACGAAACTGTTGGATCTCTTAGCTCCAAGAAGTTTACTGTCTCCAAGAAATACATTGCCTTCAAGATCGGCTGTTGCAACAATCCGTACAATCCAGAGACGTATGGAACGACAAAGGATCAGGAGACTGCCATCAACCTGATTGTGGATGGACAAGTGGTTCGATCGACCACTGGCGTCAACGGAGGCGATATCATATGGGCGAGCTGGAACGTCGCCAGCGTCATTGGCAAGACTGCATATATCGAACTTGTCGATCGTGCCACGGGAGGTTGGGGCCATCTTGACGTAGGCGAAATTGTCTTCACAGACAAATCACTCCCGCCACAAGCTAACTGGATGGACTACGGTCCTGATTACTACGCCGCCGCCACCTACAATGGACTGTCCAATTACGAGCGTGTGGCCGTCGCCTGGATGAACGATTGGGCCTACGCAGTGGACATTCCCACCTCCCCATGGCGAAGCGCGATGAGCATTCCCCGGGTCTTGACACTTGAGGCCGTCGACGGGAGGGCGCGCCTGATACAGAAGCCACACCGTAACCTTCAAACTTTAGAGGGCAGGAAGATGTTGTATAAGAATCAATGGCATTCGACTCGCACGGGCAATTTGACTCTCCCAGTGTCTGGAAAGGCCTTGGATATAACCTTGACCTTTGCTGCTGGCGCAGAGTCCAAAATGCTGGGCCTGAACGTGCGAACGGACGGCAGAACATACGGCACCGCTATCGGCTATGACTTTGATACCAATGAGATGTTCGTTAATCGCGAATCTTCTGGTGATTCTTCTTTCAGCGCCTCATTCCCAGGCGTATACTACGCTCCGCTGCCTATCAGGGATGGAA
This window encodes:
- a CDS encoding glycosyl hydrolase, which translates into the protein MQPKLSLLFPCLLATASATSYTEDYRPQYHFTPAKNWMNDPNGLIYHKGKYHMYFQYNPTGDVWGNISWGHAVSDDLMRWKELPVALNAFNSPAGSLNELYYSGSAVSDDALTSGLGDGKRPPLVAVYTSHYTSDMTLPSNKSVRTGQESQSIAFSTDNGLSWTEYPDNPVILEPPSQYADEYLNFRDPFVFWYGPSKHWVMTVSLPKLHKLLIYTSKNLTAWEHVSEFGPVNAVGGQWECPSLFQLPVDGKKSRTKWVMVIGLNPGGPAHAGGSGTQYVVGTFDGTTFTADANNVYDTSAPEDSVVFEDWNETSFAESSWKPTDDFVEQQPSNGQVLTLWQKGDETVGSLSSKKFTVSKKYIAFKIGCCNNPYNPETYGTTKDQETAINLIVDGQVVRSTTGVNGGDIIWASWNVASVIGKTAYIELVDRATGGWGHLDVGEIVFTDKSLPPQANWMDYGPDYYAAATYNGLSNYERVAVAWMNDWAYAVDIPTSPWRSAMSIPRVLTLEAVDGRARLIQKPHRNLQTLEGRKMLYKNQWHSTRTGNLTLPVSGKALDITLTFAAGAESKMLGLNVRTDGRTYGTAIGYDFDTNEMFVNRESSGDSSFSASFPGVYYAPLPIRDGKVKLRILLDWSSVEVFGGHGEETITSQIFPSDSSTDRGALGIVCVERIVLVAEPRFEVRARWQCWAEGGLDDGDLAADSFLKLMRRLRIVLLQGLAILQPRYSPLPFFAYAPFTGPELDEFAIVDEFKQRRRRGQGQIRV